A genome region from Chloroflexota bacterium includes the following:
- a CDS encoding nicotinamidase codes for MLDRIEILDDDALIIVDPQNDFCPGGSLAVPHGDEIFDPINAAMRKFRHVLATRDWHPREHRFFQSFGGPWPYHCIQGTEGAEFHRRLDRAGIQETVDKGTDPQLDGYSGFAGTDLADRLRARGVKRVFIAGLATDYCVRATAIEAVANGFETFVLTDAIRPVELQPGDGERALSDMVAAGARLTTTAALETAADRP; via the coding sequence GTGCTCGATCGCATCGAGATTCTGGACGACGACGCCCTGATCATTGTGGATCCGCAAAACGACTTCTGTCCCGGGGGGAGCCTTGCTGTCCCCCACGGCGACGAAATATTCGACCCGATCAACGCCGCGATGCGGAAGTTCCGCCACGTTCTAGCCACAAGGGACTGGCACCCCCGGGAGCACCGGTTCTTCCAGTCCTTCGGCGGCCCGTGGCCGTATCACTGCATCCAGGGGACGGAGGGCGCTGAATTCCACCGGCGCCTGGACCGGGCCGGCATCCAGGAAACCGTGGACAAGGGCACAGACCCACAGCTCGACGGGTACTCTGGCTTCGCCGGCACCGATCTGGCCGACCGGCTCCGAGCGCGCGGCGTCAAGCGCGTCTTCATCGCAGGGCTCGCAACCGACTACTGCGTTCGGGCGACGGCCATCGAGGCCGTCGCGAATGGGTTCGAGACATTCGTCCTCACCGATGCCATCCGCCCTGTTGAGCTGCAGCCGGGCGATGGCGAGCGCGCGCTGTCGGACATGGTGGCCGCGGGCGCTCGGCTGACGACGACTGCGGCCCTTGAAACCGCCGCCGATCGGCCCTAA